One window of the Dreissena polymorpha isolate Duluth1 chromosome 5, UMN_Dpol_1.0, whole genome shotgun sequence genome contains the following:
- the LOC127832508 gene encoding zinc finger and SCAN domain-containing protein 12-like, with protein sequence MDTEVLKDIPGYKTILKTVIKSQILFLLEQLSSNTGEESIVLTASVDDGSISHLGSRAGKGFLEGREDMKSQFLGHCLKTHHQLSQESSVTTPSRPGAIRHMSAARNSRYSPMSRTYTNSVPHKSFSPFEDAALKLSHSLNTGGHLNNFTSISDRVQLENNIEYGNPENSYGSEDCEPRNVSPKSDDTDTQYSQSISGASVKREPPDHEDCYEVHERESSSIKTGDSYREVANSSQQLVDFSSSNLSGQNSMLLQLQNHSPGRSKHTCVMCQHEFRTKQNLQKHLLIHTGQRPFKCPQCDKSFRQKHHVEGHILRYHLQSVV encoded by the exons ATGGATACTGAGGTGCTCAAAGACATACCTGGGTACAAGACTATTCTGAAAACAGTTATCAAGTCACAGATTCTGTTTTTG TTAGAGCAGCTGTCGTCCAACACTGGTGAGGAGTCTATTGTTCTGACAGCCAGTGTAGATGATGGCTCCATATCGCACCTGGGCTCCAGGGCTGGCAAAGGCTTTCTAGAGGGTAGGGAGGATATGAAGTCACAGTTTCTCGGGCACTGCTTAAAGA CCCATCATCAGCTGAGTCAGGAATCCAGTGTAACAACCCCATCCAGGCCAGGTGCCATACGGCACATGTCAGCGGCACGGAATTCAAGATACAGCCCCATGTCACGTACTTATACAAACTCAGTCCCTCACAAGTCATTCAGCCCATTTGAAGATGCAGCCCTAAAATTAAGTCACAGCTTGAACACTGGCGGCCATCTCAATAATTTCACATCCATAAGTGATAGGGTGCAACTGGAGAACAATATCGAGTATGGAAACCCAGAAAACTCCTATGGGTCTGAGGACTGTGAACCCAGAAATGTTTCTCCTAAAAGTGATGACACAGACACTCAATATTCCCAGTCAATATCTGGTGCCAGTGTGAAGAGAGAACCCCCCGACCATGAAGACTGTTATGAGGTTCATGAACGGGAGAGTAGCAGTATAAAGACTGGAGACAGTTACCGTGAGGTTGCCAATAGCAGCCAACAGTTGGTGGATTTCAGCAGCTCCAACCTCAGTGGCCAAA ACTCAATGCTCCTCCAACTGCAAAATCATTCACCTGGCCGCTCCAAGCACACATGCGTCATGTGCCAGCATGAGTTCCGCACGAAACAGAACCTCCAGAAGCACCTGCTCATTCACACTGGACAGAGACCGTTCAAGTGTCCTCAATGTGACAAGTCCTTCAGGCAGAAACACCATGTGGAGGGCCACATATTACGGTACCATCTGCAGTCCGTGGTATAG